In Gemmata obscuriglobus, a single genomic region encodes these proteins:
- the hpf gene encoding ribosome hibernation-promoting factor, HPF/YfiA family, with product MQVTVSVRHGQLGDDIQQQLKEKGEKLLHFFSRLTMIEITVDLHRTHDGNMSVEVRATAEHKHEFVGSDHAEDVLAAFNKAAAHVKQQVTHYKEKIQDHRRDMDYGGNNGSK from the coding sequence GTGCAAGTCACCGTTTCCGTTCGTCACGGGCAGTTGGGGGACGACATCCAACAGCAACTGAAGGAGAAGGGCGAAAAGTTGCTCCACTTCTTCAGCCGGCTGACGATGATCGAGATCACGGTCGACTTACACCGCACCCACGACGGGAATATGAGCGTCGAGGTCCGGGCCACCGCAGAGCACAAGCACGAGTTCGTGGGGAGCGACCACGCGGAAGACGTGCTGGCGGCCTTTAATAAAGCCGCCGCGCACGTGAAACAACAGGTGACCCACTACAAAGAGAAGATCCAGGACCACCGCCGCGACATGGACTACGGCGGGAACAACGGGTCCAAGTGA
- a CDS encoding NupC/NupG family nucleoside CNT transporter, producing the protein MIAPAPTANADPDTPPAPPEIDLPPTPWSWRIALVVALCAVGALAYLGSSALTAQPQVAYRIQAGCGVVFFLGLTALFSKSLQSVSRKTLLWGLVLQFALAVLVLYSEHAQLLLRRVGDGIGALIDASDKGAEFVFGDLAKEKGKAGFVFAFRVLPPIIFVSSFFSVLYYLGVLQLFVRLMARVMMYLMGTSGAETLSVSANVFMGQTEAPLIVKPFVPRMTRSELLALMGSGMAHISGGMMAVYIGYGADKVAILCTCVMACPCSLYLTKLLYPEAGTPATAGAAPIAVETPYVNVIDAAAAGVKDGVVLAINVAAMLIAFTAFIALFDIVLGQFYPGLTLDRIFGTLFAPVAYLLGVPLEDCDKVGNLLGLKLAVNEHFAYLKFKEWNETGAVVLQGRSKMLAVYALTGFANFASVGIQLGGIGAMAPGRRADLAKLGMKALFIGFLATLLNAAVAGLLVDQR; encoded by the coding sequence ATGATTGCGCCCGCGCCGACCGCGAACGCTGACCCGGACACGCCACCGGCACCGCCCGAAATCGACCTGCCGCCGACGCCGTGGAGTTGGCGCATCGCCCTTGTTGTGGCGTTGTGCGCGGTCGGCGCGTTGGCCTACCTTGGTAGTTCGGCGCTCACCGCTCAGCCGCAGGTTGCGTACCGAATCCAGGCCGGGTGCGGGGTCGTATTCTTTCTCGGGCTCACGGCGCTGTTCTCGAAAAGCCTCCAGTCTGTGAGTCGCAAAACCCTCCTGTGGGGCCTGGTGCTCCAGTTCGCACTCGCGGTGCTGGTGCTGTATTCGGAACACGCGCAGCTCCTGCTCCGCCGGGTCGGCGACGGCATTGGCGCGCTGATTGACGCGTCGGACAAGGGCGCGGAGTTCGTGTTCGGCGATCTCGCGAAGGAGAAGGGGAAAGCCGGGTTCGTGTTCGCGTTCCGGGTGCTCCCGCCGATCATCTTCGTGTCGTCGTTCTTCAGTGTGCTGTACTACCTGGGAGTACTCCAGCTCTTCGTGCGCCTCATGGCGCGGGTGATGATGTACCTGATGGGGACCAGCGGCGCGGAGACGCTCTCGGTGTCCGCAAACGTGTTTATGGGGCAGACGGAGGCGCCCCTGATTGTAAAGCCGTTCGTTCCGCGGATGACGCGTTCCGAACTGCTCGCGCTGATGGGCAGCGGGATGGCGCACATCTCCGGCGGGATGATGGCGGTGTACATCGGTTACGGCGCTGACAAAGTCGCCATCCTCTGCACGTGCGTCATGGCGTGCCCGTGCAGTCTGTACCTGACGAAGCTTTTGTACCCCGAGGCCGGAACGCCCGCGACCGCGGGTGCGGCCCCGATTGCGGTCGAGACGCCGTACGTGAACGTAATCGATGCCGCCGCGGCCGGGGTGAAAGACGGGGTGGTGCTCGCGATCAACGTCGCCGCCATGCTGATCGCGTTCACCGCGTTCATCGCGCTGTTCGACATCGTTTTGGGGCAGTTCTATCCCGGCCTGACGCTCGACCGGATATTCGGGACGCTCTTCGCACCGGTCGCGTACCTGCTCGGTGTCCCGCTCGAGGATTGCGATAAGGTGGGGAACCTGCTCGGGCTCAAGCTCGCGGTAAACGAACACTTCGCGTACCTGAAGTTCAAAGAGTGGAACGAGACCGGCGCCGTGGTGCTTCAGGGCCGGTCGAAAATGCTCGCGGTGTACGCGCTGACGGGGTTCGCGAACTTCGCCTCCGTGGGCATTCAGCTCGGGGGCATCGGCGCGATGGCCCCGGGGCGCCGTGCGGACCTCGCGAAGTTGGGCATGAAGGCACTGTTCATCGGGTTCTTGGCCACACTGCTGAACGCCGCCGTTGCCGGGTTACTGGTGGACCAGCGGTGA
- a CDS encoding c-type cytochrome, protein MRHHHFVFALVALAPAVARAVEPADLKPGLVTRYAAPGAGPAVHRLEPTVAISLSAGEQPHPKLAGTGSINWTGYINITRAGKYTFSPVVTGGTLDVKVGGKMARGEISLDGGVTTLDVVFRREDPVAPVRVELFWRGPGFVDEPLAYQFLGHLAKDRPKEFTADTELDHGRFKFEELGCVKCHTPAAGDTMAKTLADRTGPNLTDVARRAYPGWIYAWLADPTKIRSHTTMPKSFAPDEAGAAERYAVTQYLVSLAGQPLDVYRLPTVVPNGLRESMERGRALFSVAGCAACHSDPLPRKKKDEEDDREPLAPVDYAYGLGTLSGPTPKYALGGLGGKTRPEVLAAYLQNPLKTNPHGRMPNLNLSGGEALDIARYLCRVPDESVTPDAVPVPQVRPAALAAQLLPNATDAELTKFNGLKPETQWAELGARIVLAKGCANCHAIEPGGQAIAPLTTFPGLEAVKRAGAKGCLDAVPAPARRPAYALDPAERGALTAFVQKGLTGAGSSAPVYRARTALRRFNCLNCHQRDGEGGIPTELADQMRQLEKAENADDVRPPVLTGVGHKARTSWLKSVLTQSGRARPWMQLRMPQYGEGNVGFLPDALAALEGTTPDDRVHVVPGTSAKIAAGRTIVGKGGLGCVSCHDIGGVANTGTRGPDLATINQRVRYDWYERWLSQPLRMAPGTRMPQAFVDGKSTLTTAFNGDPKQQAEAMWAYLSLGPNLVLPEGLEPPKGLVIAVKDRAEVLRTFMPDAGSKAIAVGYPGYVSVAFSADQCRTAYAWNGNFLDASPVWNNRGGAPAKLLGQKFWTAPAGHPWGLTGESAPPPDFLGRAANPAFGLPLPLEPARIYDGPMAVKFDGYSLDREGRPTFRYRLDESFKGPELAVTETPAPLRGSVATGLARTFEVTVPGGRQAWFLAGQAAKEPRAVDGAGQPVRLGLKADEVKLPAAGVRLVLPSGDRAVLVEVPGAPAGCEWRFVPVKGVWLAVLKLPRHSDERKVAFTLNLWALPKDDDALIKELFAK, encoded by the coding sequence ATGCGCCACCACCACTTCGTTTTCGCGCTGGTCGCGCTCGCGCCCGCGGTCGCCCGCGCCGTCGAACCCGCCGACCTGAAGCCGGGCCTTGTTACGCGGTACGCGGCGCCCGGGGCGGGGCCGGCGGTTCACCGCCTCGAACCGACCGTGGCCATTTCGCTCAGCGCCGGCGAGCAACCCCACCCGAAGCTGGCGGGCACCGGTTCGATCAACTGGACCGGTTACATCAACATCACCCGGGCTGGTAAGTACACGTTCTCGCCGGTCGTCACCGGTGGGACGCTGGACGTGAAGGTTGGCGGCAAAATGGCCCGGGGGGAGATCTCGCTCGACGGCGGCGTGACCACCCTGGACGTGGTGTTCCGGCGCGAGGACCCCGTCGCGCCGGTGCGCGTGGAACTGTTCTGGCGCGGCCCCGGATTCGTCGATGAGCCGCTGGCGTATCAGTTCCTCGGTCACCTCGCGAAAGACCGCCCCAAAGAGTTCACCGCCGATACCGAACTGGACCACGGGCGGTTCAAGTTCGAGGAACTCGGCTGCGTCAAGTGCCACACGCCCGCCGCGGGCGACACGATGGCCAAGACGCTCGCCGACCGCACCGGCCCGAACCTGACCGACGTGGCCCGGCGCGCCTACCCGGGCTGGATCTACGCCTGGCTCGCGGACCCGACGAAGATCCGTTCCCACACCACGATGCCGAAGAGCTTCGCCCCGGACGAAGCCGGTGCCGCGGAGCGGTACGCGGTCACGCAGTACCTCGTCTCGCTCGCGGGCCAACCGCTCGACGTGTACCGCTTGCCCACGGTCGTGCCGAACGGATTGCGTGAGAGCATGGAGCGCGGGCGGGCGCTCTTCAGCGTGGCCGGGTGCGCCGCCTGCCACTCGGACCCGCTCCCCCGCAAGAAGAAAGACGAAGAGGACGACCGGGAGCCGCTCGCGCCGGTCGATTACGCCTACGGGCTGGGCACGCTGAGCGGTCCGACGCCGAAGTACGCGCTCGGCGGGCTGGGCGGCAAGACGCGGCCCGAGGTGCTCGCCGCGTACCTCCAGAACCCGCTCAAGACGAACCCGCACGGGCGGATGCCGAACCTCAACCTGAGCGGCGGCGAGGCGCTCGACATCGCCCGCTACCTGTGCCGCGTGCCCGACGAGAGCGTCACGCCGGACGCCGTGCCCGTGCCGCAGGTCCGGCCCGCGGCCCTGGCGGCTCAGTTGCTTCCGAACGCCACCGACGCCGAGCTGACAAAATTCAACGGGCTGAAGCCGGAAACGCAGTGGGCCGAGTTGGGCGCCCGGATCGTGCTGGCAAAGGGTTGTGCCAACTGCCACGCCATCGAACCGGGCGGTCAGGCGATCGCTCCCCTCACCACCTTTCCAGGTCTCGAAGCGGTAAAGCGGGCCGGCGCGAAGGGGTGCCTGGACGCCGTTCCCGCTCCCGCGAGAAGGCCGGCTTACGCACTCGATCCCGCGGAGCGCGGCGCCCTCACCGCGTTCGTGCAGAAGGGGCTGACGGGGGCCGGCTCGTCGGCCCCGGTGTACCGCGCCCGCACCGCCCTGCGGCGGTTCAACTGTCTCAACTGCCACCAGCGGGACGGCGAGGGCGGCATCCCGACCGAACTCGCGGACCAGATGCGGCAGCTCGAAAAGGCCGAGAACGCGGACGACGTGCGGCCGCCGGTGCTCACCGGCGTTGGGCACAAGGCCCGCACGAGCTGGCTCAAGTCGGTCCTCACGCAGAGCGGTCGCGCCCGCCCGTGGATGCAGCTCCGGATGCCGCAGTACGGCGAGGGCAACGTCGGGTTCCTGCCGGACGCACTCGCCGCGCTCGAGGGCACCACCCCCGACGATCGCGTTCACGTCGTTCCGGGCACGAGTGCGAAGATCGCCGCGGGCCGCACGATCGTTGGCAAGGGCGGGCTCGGGTGCGTCTCGTGCCACGACATCGGCGGCGTGGCCAACACCGGCACGCGCGGCCCGGATTTGGCCACCATCAACCAGCGGGTGCGGTACGACTGGTACGAGCGCTGGCTCAGCCAGCCCCTGCGGATGGCCCCGGGTACGCGGATGCCGCAGGCCTTCGTGGACGGCAAATCGACGCTCACGACCGCGTTCAACGGCGACCCGAAGCAGCAGGCCGAGGCGATGTGGGCGTACCTGTCGCTGGGGCCGAACCTGGTGCTGCCCGAAGGGCTCGAACCGCCCAAGGGCCTCGTAATCGCGGTTAAGGATCGCGCGGAGGTGCTGCGCACGTTCATGCCGGACGCCGGGAGCAAGGCCATCGCGGTGGGGTACCCGGGGTACGTGTCGGTCGCCTTCAGCGCCGACCAGTGCCGCACGGCCTACGCGTGGAACGGCAACTTCCTCGACGCCTCGCCGGTGTGGAACAACCGCGGCGGGGCGCCCGCGAAGCTGCTCGGTCAGAAGTTCTGGACCGCGCCGGCCGGTCACCCCTGGGGGCTGACCGGCGAGTCGGCCCCGCCACCGGACTTCCTCGGTCGCGCCGCGAACCCGGCGTTCGGGCTGCCGCTGCCGCTCGAACCGGCACGCATCTACGACGGCCCCATGGCGGTCAAGTTCGACGGCTACAGCCTCGACCGGGAGGGGCGCCCGACGTTCCGCTACCGCCTGGACGAGAGCTTTAAGGGGCCGGAACTGGCGGTGACCGAGACCCCGGCCCCGCTGAGAGGGTCGGTCGCAACGGGGCTCGCCCGCACGTTCGAGGTGACGGTCCCCGGGGGCCGCCAAGCCTGGTTCCTGGCGGGACAGGCCGCTAAAGAGCCGCGGGCGGTCGACGGCGCCGGCCAACCGGTCCGGTTGGGTCTGAAGGCCGACGAGGTGAAGCTGCCGGCCGCGGGCGTACGGCTGGTGCTGCCCAGCGGCGACCGTGCGGTGCTGGTCGAGGTTCCCGGCGCGCCCGCCGGTTGCGAGTGGCGGTTCGTTCCTGTGAAGGGCGTGTGGCTCGCGGTGCTGAAGCTCCCGCGGCACAGCGACGAGCGCAAGGTCGCGTTCACGCTGAACCTGTGGGCGCTCCCGAAGGACGACGACGCGCTCATCAAGGAGCTGTTCGCCAAGTAG
- a CDS encoding ABC1 kinase family protein: MLNLTDIPRLARSASRLAEIARVLAKYGLAGALARLDYRFVRRWTAGTELHRLADRPREVRIRLVLTELGTTFIKFGQVLSTRRDLIGPALGDELATLQSRVPADPFSVTRATVETELRQPLEALFAAFEPEPLASASIGQVHRATLRDGRRVAVKVQHPDITHRVENDLAILAELAALAEEYLPEFKAYRPVAVVAEFERVLTRELDFRRELRHLQLFRQAFAHDPGVRFPEPHPSLSSGRVLTMELFEGVPFNRPDEVRAAGGDFEALARAGARAFLDMIFRDGLFHADPHPGNLLYLPPIGSQPAAIGLIDVGMVGRIDERLRGIIDRGVGAVLMKDSATVTELIVQTGDVPAGFDAGALESEVADQLAFYHGMPLEQFELGTALNELTDAIRRYHVMLPAPLALLLRVLVMLEGTGRILAPGFNLVELLDPYKQASVRKKLSPRRLLRRFVGAVGEWDDLVRGLPRQLSGVMRMVQRREMGIELSHRHLEPSVNRLVFGMMVSALFVGSAMLWAFKAEPLVRDVSVFGLFGCAVSALLGYRLFRAIQHSGKLEERDRKE, from the coding sequence ATGCTCAACCTGACCGACATCCCCCGCCTCGCCCGGAGCGCGTCCCGGCTCGCCGAAATCGCCCGCGTGCTCGCGAAGTACGGGCTGGCCGGTGCGCTCGCGCGGCTCGACTACCGGTTCGTGCGCCGCTGGACCGCGGGCACGGAACTGCACCGCCTTGCGGACCGCCCGCGGGAGGTCCGCATCCGGCTCGTGCTCACCGAGTTGGGCACCACGTTCATCAAGTTCGGGCAGGTGCTCAGCACGCGCCGCGACCTGATCGGCCCGGCGCTCGGGGACGAACTGGCCACACTGCAATCGCGCGTCCCGGCCGACCCGTTCTCGGTCACGCGGGCGACCGTCGAAACCGAACTCCGGCAGCCGCTTGAGGCGCTGTTCGCCGCGTTCGAGCCCGAGCCGCTCGCGTCCGCCAGCATCGGTCAGGTCCACCGCGCCACGCTCCGCGACGGTCGCAGGGTGGCGGTGAAGGTGCAGCACCCCGACATCACGCACCGGGTCGAAAACGATCTCGCGATCCTGGCGGAGCTGGCGGCCCTTGCGGAGGAGTACCTGCCCGAGTTCAAGGCGTACCGCCCGGTGGCGGTGGTCGCGGAGTTCGAGCGGGTGCTCACGCGCGAACTCGATTTTCGCCGCGAGCTGCGCCACCTGCAGCTCTTCCGGCAGGCCTTCGCGCACGACCCCGGGGTCCGCTTTCCGGAGCCGCACCCGTCGCTGTCCAGTGGCCGCGTCCTCACGATGGAGCTGTTCGAGGGGGTGCCGTTCAACCGGCCCGACGAGGTGCGGGCGGCCGGCGGCGACTTCGAGGCGCTCGCGCGGGCCGGGGCGAGAGCGTTCCTCGACATGATCTTCCGCGACGGCCTCTTTCACGCCGACCCGCACCCGGGGAACCTGCTCTACCTCCCCCCGATCGGGAGCCAGCCGGCGGCGATCGGGCTGATCGACGTGGGCATGGTCGGGCGCATCGACGAGCGGCTCCGCGGGATCATCGACCGCGGCGTCGGGGCCGTTCTCATGAAGGATTCCGCGACCGTCACCGAGCTGATCGTGCAGACCGGCGACGTTCCGGCCGGGTTCGATGCGGGGGCGCTCGAGAGCGAGGTGGCCGACCAGCTCGCGTTCTATCACGGGATGCCCCTGGAGCAGTTCGAACTGGGCACCGCTCTGAACGAGCTCACGGACGCGATCCGGCGGTACCACGTGATGCTGCCGGCGCCGCTCGCGCTCTTGCTGCGTGTGCTCGTCATGCTCGAGGGGACGGGGCGGATTCTGGCGCCGGGGTTCAACCTGGTGGAACTGCTCGACCCGTACAAACAGGCCAGCGTGCGGAAGAAGCTCTCCCCGCGGCGGCTGCTGCGCCGGTTCGTCGGGGCGGTGGGGGAGTGGGACGACCTGGTCCGCGGTCTGCCCCGGCAGTTGAGCGGCGTGATGCGAATGGTGCAGCGGCGCGAAATGGGGATCGAGCTGAGCCACCGGCACCTGGAGCCGTCGGTGAACCGGCTGGTGTTCGGGATGATGGTGAGCGCGCTGTTCGTGGGCTCGGCGATGTTGTGGGCGTTCAAGGCCGAGCCGCTGGTCCGCGACGTGTCCGTGTTCGGACTGTTCGGCTGCGCGGTCAGCGCGCTGCTCGGGTACCGCCTGTTCCGCGCGATCCAACACTCGGGCAAGCTCGAAGAGCGCGACCGGAAGGAGTGA
- a CDS encoding HlyD family secretion protein: protein MPGGRFSVSGSLTAVLFVLAPLVAVGWWLARPKADAGVPPPTSSELDVVCTGRVDGSHPLAALSPTVPGKVAEVLVSEGLTVDAGAPLLRLADESLKFRVEEAKAALAVADLEIEAAGAEAKLHPQRVAGQKLAIASAQDRTATARRLLDELRAAKPFGTITAADIIRAEAEVRQLERLEAVEADRLTELNALSPALRVRAAEAKKVQARVALNQVEQAVRDCVLVAPSAGTVLRVNVSVGESVLPGGGAPALLFRPAGPLVVRAELEQEFIGRVRPGMRATVTDETRADAPTWTGRVVRVGAFVSRRRGVLFEPGEVNDVRTLECVVTLDEPTGGLLVGQRMRVRIGRE from the coding sequence ATGCCGGGGGGGCGATTCTCCGTGAGCGGTTCGCTGACCGCCGTGCTGTTCGTCCTCGCGCCGCTGGTCGCGGTGGGGTGGTGGCTGGCGCGGCCGAAGGCCGACGCCGGCGTGCCCCCACCCACGTCCTCGGAACTCGACGTGGTGTGCACCGGCCGCGTGGACGGGTCGCACCCCCTGGCCGCACTTTCCCCAACGGTGCCGGGGAAAGTGGCCGAGGTGCTCGTGTCGGAAGGGCTCACCGTTGACGCGGGCGCGCCGCTGCTCCGGCTGGCCGACGAATCGCTGAAGTTCCGCGTCGAGGAGGCGAAAGCCGCGCTCGCCGTCGCGGACCTCGAAATCGAAGCCGCCGGGGCCGAGGCCAAGCTCCACCCGCAGCGGGTCGCCGGCCAGAAGCTCGCCATCGCGTCCGCCCAGGACCGGACCGCGACCGCGCGCCGGCTTCTTGACGAACTCCGCGCGGCCAAACCGTTCGGGACGATAACGGCAGCCGATATCATCCGCGCCGAAGCCGAAGTGCGGCAGCTCGAACGGCTGGAGGCGGTTGAAGCCGACCGGCTCACCGAACTCAACGCACTGAGCCCGGCGCTCCGGGTGCGGGCGGCGGAGGCAAAGAAGGTGCAGGCGCGGGTCGCGCTGAACCAGGTCGAGCAGGCGGTGCGGGACTGTGTACTCGTGGCCCCGTCGGCGGGAACCGTGTTGCGTGTCAACGTGTCGGTCGGCGAGAGCGTGCTGCCGGGCGGGGGCGCGCCGGCCCTGCTGTTCCGCCCGGCCGGCCCACTCGTCGTGCGGGCGGAACTGGAACAGGAGTTCATCGGTCGGGTGCGGCCCGGGATGCGGGCGACCGTCACCGATGAGACGCGAGCAGATGCGCCGACCTGGACCGGGCGGGTTGTGCGGGTTGGGGCGTTCGTGTCGCGCCGGCGAGGGGTGCTGTTCGAGCCGGGCGAGGTTAACGACGTGCGCACACTGGAGTGCGTCGTCACACTGGACGAACCGACCGGCGGGCTGCTCGTCGGGCAGCGGATGCGCGTCCGGATCGGCAGGGAGTAA
- a CDS encoding dipeptidase, whose translation MRPMIDAHLDLALNALNYNRNLQLTVAELRAVEQSFTDVAGRGRGTVTFPELKRCKVPVCVATLLARSGPDAAQRWGFKRGDIDYATQQIAYAHCFGSLGYYRLLEAQGHLKFIHTRGELAAHWAAWEAAPDATPLGIILSMEGADPIVTPDQVAHWFGLGLRAVGPAHYGRGQYAFGTAVDGPMTPAGVQLLKEFMKVGMILDVTHLSDQSFWTAMDVYDGPMLASHHNLRSLVPGDRQLTDEQVKELIKRGAVIGSAFDAWMMVPGWERGKTRPEVVGLEAIVDHMDRICQFAGNARHVALGTDLDGGFGTEQTPRDLDTITDVHKLEDILSRRGYSAADIDGIFYANWLRFFGAALPG comes from the coding sequence ATGCGCCCGATGATCGACGCCCACCTCGACCTCGCGCTCAACGCGCTCAACTACAACCGCAACCTGCAACTCACCGTCGCCGAGCTGCGGGCGGTGGAGCAGAGCTTTACGGACGTGGCCGGCCGCGGACGCGGCACCGTGACCTTCCCGGAGCTCAAGCGGTGCAAGGTGCCCGTGTGTGTGGCCACGCTGCTGGCCCGCAGCGGCCCGGACGCCGCCCAGCGCTGGGGGTTCAAGCGCGGCGACATCGACTACGCCACGCAGCAAATCGCCTACGCCCACTGTTTCGGCTCGCTGGGTTACTACCGGCTGCTCGAAGCCCAGGGGCACCTGAAGTTCATCCACACCCGCGGCGAACTGGCCGCCCACTGGGCCGCGTGGGAGGCCGCCCCCGACGCCACCCCGCTCGGGATCATCCTGAGCATGGAAGGGGCGGACCCGATCGTCACCCCGGACCAGGTGGCGCACTGGTTCGGGCTGGGGCTGCGCGCGGTCGGCCCGGCCCACTACGGGCGCGGCCAGTACGCCTTCGGCACCGCAGTAGACGGCCCGATGACACCGGCCGGAGTGCAGCTCCTGAAGGAGTTCATGAAGGTGGGGATGATCCTGGACGTGACGCACCTCTCCGACCAGTCATTCTGGACCGCGATGGACGTGTACGACGGCCCGATGCTCGCGAGCCACCACAACTTGCGGTCGCTGGTGCCCGGCGACCGGCAGTTGACCGACGAGCAGGTAAAGGAACTCATCAAGCGCGGTGCGGTGATCGGGTCGGCATTCGACGCGTGGATGATGGTCCCCGGGTGGGAGCGCGGGAAGACGCGGCCCGAGGTGGTGGGGCTGGAGGCGATCGTGGACCACATGGACCGGATCTGCCAGTTCGCGGGCAACGCGCGCCACGTCGCTCTGGGGACCGACCTCGACGGCGGGTTCGGCACCGAGCAAACCCCGCGCGACCTGGACACCATCACCGACGTCCACAAGCTCGAGGACATCTTGTCGCGCCGCGGGTACAGCGCGGCAGACATCGACGGCATCTTTTACGCCAACTGGCTGCGGTTCTTCGGTGCCGCACTGCCGGGTTGA
- the trmB gene encoding tRNA (guanine(46)-N(7))-methyltransferase TrmB, whose product MAEPNRVEREFGVPFPGRILDPDRWAQTALKAMPAGHLDWPALFGRAAPVVLDVGCGNGRYLIGSALARPDHDHLGVDVLPVVLRYARKRGNQRGLANLKFAVLGGRELLADHVAPHSVAEVHCYHPQPYYDPAKVHLRLITPSFLATVHRALAPGGRFVIQTDNPGYSRYICAVVPVFFEFQELEGRWPDAPRGRTRREIIATQKKLPVFRGEAVRKPDLSEAEAVALAESLPAPTFDADRRLRDLDRLA is encoded by the coding sequence ATGGCCGAACCGAACCGGGTGGAGCGCGAGTTCGGGGTGCCGTTCCCCGGCCGCATCTTGGACCCAGACCGCTGGGCGCAGACCGCACTGAAGGCGATGCCGGCGGGGCACCTGGACTGGCCCGCGCTGTTCGGCCGCGCCGCGCCCGTTGTGCTGGACGTCGGGTGCGGGAACGGGCGCTACCTGATCGGCTCGGCGCTGGCGCGGCCGGACCACGACCACCTCGGCGTCGATGTGCTGCCCGTGGTCCTCCGCTACGCCCGCAAGCGCGGCAACCAGCGCGGCCTCGCGAACCTGAAGTTCGCGGTCCTGGGCGGGCGCGAGCTGCTGGCCGACCACGTCGCGCCGCACTCGGTTGCGGAAGTGCATTGCTACCACCCGCAGCCGTACTACGACCCCGCCAAGGTCCACCTGCGCCTCATCACCCCTTCGTTCCTGGCGACGGTTCACCGGGCGCTCGCCCCCGGCGGGCGGTTCGTGATTCAAACCGACAACCCGGGCTACTCGAGGTACATCTGTGCAGTGGTGCCGGTGTTCTTCGAGTTTCAGGAGCTGGAGGGCCGCTGGCCCGACGCGCCCCGCGGCCGCACCCGCCGAGAGATCATTGCGACCCAAAAGAAGCTGCCGGTGTTTCGCGGCGAGGCGGTCCGGAAACCGGACCTGAGCGAGGCCGAGGCGGTCGCGCTGGCGGAATCGCTCCCGGCACCGACGTTCGACGCCGACCGCCGCTTGCGCGACCTCGACCGGCTCGCGTGA
- a CDS encoding serine/threonine-protein kinase — protein MPTLSDLANVLIRCRVVSRARWDKAARAAGGITAALLDELTAQPPEWWSEDEGPEPPPGLTDYQRAVVEAWLDGDDAPLAPQLAVNQFLLLEQLGAGGQGQVFRGRQLNPARFVAIKTLTRETDTSRARFEQEARAMMRVQHPTIARFHLYERVRDEHNRPTNEYLIAMEFVDGSDLNRLVRWSGPIPWPFVVKWTIDLLGGLAAIHQSGFVHRDVKPANVIALGPPPEAGTRPGDTAAKLLDFGAVSATAQPQNEGAKRMFVGTREYAPPEQWRERVVPESDLYALGGTLFFLLTGRAPYIIEGRDAIEFMKAHTRAPVPSAREHNPDVPKALDALIQTLMAKRPADRGTAAELSEAFARLLPSEAAAAPPARKPKKPAPLAPPNAGARTVRISEPEEHGALDRVCGPVLSVFERLFLPALMRPTPGHEPSITERVAVLLTRPTVLLLLLVLVGGCIFLAVR, from the coding sequence ATGCCAACCCTCTCCGACCTCGCGAACGTCCTCATCAGGTGCCGGGTGGTGTCCCGCGCGCGGTGGGACAAAGCCGCCCGCGCCGCCGGCGGCATCACCGCCGCTCTGCTCGACGAACTGACGGCGCAGCCGCCCGAGTGGTGGAGCGAGGACGAAGGCCCGGAACCGCCGCCGGGGCTCACCGACTACCAGCGGGCGGTCGTTGAGGCCTGGCTCGACGGGGACGACGCGCCGCTCGCGCCGCAGCTCGCGGTGAACCAGTTCCTTTTGCTGGAGCAACTCGGCGCGGGCGGGCAGGGGCAGGTGTTCCGCGGGCGGCAACTGAACCCGGCGCGGTTCGTCGCCATCAAGACCCTCACCCGCGAGACCGACACCAGCCGGGCGCGGTTCGAGCAAGAGGCCCGGGCGATGATGCGTGTCCAGCACCCCACCATCGCCCGGTTCCACCTTTACGAGCGGGTCCGCGACGAGCACAACCGCCCCACCAACGAGTACCTGATCGCGATGGAGTTCGTGGACGGTTCGGACCTCAACCGCCTCGTGCGGTGGTCCGGGCCGATCCCGTGGCCGTTCGTGGTGAAGTGGACGATCGACCTGCTCGGCGGGCTGGCGGCGATCCACCAGAGCGGGTTCGTTCACCGCGACGTGAAACCCGCGAACGTGATCGCGCTCGGCCCGCCGCCGGAAGCCGGCACCCGGCCGGGGGACACCGCCGCGAAGTTGCTCGATTTCGGCGCCGTCAGCGCCACCGCACAGCCGCAAAACGAGGGCGCGAAGCGCATGTTCGTGGGCACCCGCGAGTACGCCCCGCCGGAGCAGTGGCGCGAGCGGGTAGTGCCGGAGTCGGACCTGTACGCGCTCGGGGGAACCCTGTTCTTCCTGCTCACCGGCCGCGCCCCGTACATCATTGAGGGCCGGGACGCCATCGAGTTCATGAAAGCGCACACCCGCGCGCCCGTGCCCTCCGCGCGCGAACACAACCCGGATGTCCCTAAAGCCCTGGATGCGCTGATTCAGACGCTCATGGCGAAGCGCCCCGCCGACCGCGGCACCGCCGCGGAGTTGAGCGAGGCGTTCGCGCGGCTACTCCCGTCCGAAGCGGCTGCCGCCCCGCCGGCGCGAAAACCGAAAAAGCCCGCGCCGCTCGCGCCCCCAAACGCCGGCGCCCGCACCGTGCGCATCTCAGAACCAGAAGAACACGGGGCGCTCGATCGCGTGTGCGGGCCGGTGCTGTCGGTTTTCGAGCGCCTGTTCCTGCCCGCCCTCATGCGCCCGACGCCGGGGCACGAACCCTCGATCACGGAACGAGTTGCGGTCCTTCTCACGCGGCCGACCGTCTTGCTCCTGCTGCTGGTCCTTGTCGGCGGTTGCATTTTTCTGGCCGTGCGTTGA